The Halostagnicola larsenii XH-48 region CGAGCAAGACGCCGATTTCAACCGCAAACCGCCCCGGTTTACGACCGACAGGGCGATCTCGAGCGCCCGCACTCGAGACTCCGAGAAGCTGATCGTCCACTATATGTACCCGCACAACCCGTTTCCGCTCGCCGAGGAGGGGTTGCAAAAGCCGTTCGATAAACTCAAATCGGGCGCTGTCTCTCGCGAGACGGTGTGGGACCTGTATCTCGAGAACCTCCGCTACGTGTTAGACGACGTGGAACTGTTGCTCGAGAACGTCGATAAGGACCGGGTCGCTATCACCGCCGACCACGGCGAGGCCTTCGGCGAGTACGGCTTTTACAAGCACATCATCGGGTGTCCGTTGCCCTGCGTTCGACGGGTTCCGTGGATTAGGACATCGGCCACCGATACCGAGAGTTACCAGCCGGAGCAAGAAGAGCTTCCATCGCAGACGGTTTCGGTCGAAGACCGGCTGGAAGGGCTTGGCTACCTCTGAGTAGCAGTATTCGGTACTCGAGGTTCGTTCGTCACAGCTAACTGCCGCATTCGCGCTCAGTATCGGCCGAAGCATGTCAATACGATAAAATATATGTTGCAGCCATCGACTGCTAGAAATATGCCTGATTCGGTGTTCGTCCGCTTCGTGATCACAGCCGCGGTGGCTTCCGTGTTCGTGTTCACACTCACGACGCTCCTCCTTCCCCCCGACCCCATCTCACAACTGCTTGCGGGAGGGCTACTGGTAGTCGTCGTGCTCCCTATTTCCTTTCTCCTCAGTTATGGAGGCGGATACGAATCGCTCGCAAAGCGAGTGGATTGATGAGCCACCTCGGGTCAGATCCCGAGATACCCGCCCCGCTTTGCCTGTCGAATTGCACGGGTACTTGTTTCTCGAATACACATTATCATCGGACGGAAATAATATTTATATGATACTACGGGGCGTTGGGTCGAATGGAAGCCAAAACTCCACGAAAGGGGGCGTTCGTATTGAAATGCCCCGGGTGCTGGAACCACCCGAGACGTGGCTTCCGAACCCGTCAAGGGTCAGTTTCCATGATTGGATATCTTCTCCGCGGGCTTAAACATCCCGTCCGACAGACGAATCGAAGTCGACTACCGCCAATTCTCCCTTACGCACCACCAGCCGCCGCGCACGCACCACCTGCCGCTCAAACACCACCAACGATCGCGCACACGTTCGGAGGTGGCCACGAGCGATGACTGCACCGACGGAAAGTCTGGTCGTAGACATCGTCCGCACCCTC contains the following coding sequences:
- a CDS encoding DUF7534 family protein, producing the protein MPDSVFVRFVITAAVASVFVFTLTTLLLPPDPISQLLAGGLLVVVVLPISFLLSYGGGYESLAKRVD